A genomic region of Dehalococcoidia bacterium contains the following coding sequences:
- a CDS encoding NAD(P)-dependent oxidoreductase produces the protein MKSEKLDSIDRRLLNLLQREIPLRREPFSAIANVLGISEQETIERVRRLKSTRILRTVSPIFNAQRLGYASTLVAVSVPYDSIEEAARAVNALPGVSHNYQRKHHYNLWFTLTLPENVDRGEVLQALSVEIEPEAIMDLPTLRRFKARAFFDMEGRGLPREDKEPEEREAAALTVSDWAVIVELQRDLPVVSRPFEVMARHAGFSEDEFLSICRHLKQNGVIKRYNAAVRHGKAGFTANAMVCWQVPPELVEKAGRKMSAIDEVSHCYERVNHDKWQYNLYTMIHAKTHRECRDIIKKIAEGTGIKQYEVLPTTREFKKERVKYRPFAAHQLPKHYYPISLDIDGKRCVVLGGGEVALRKVNTLLEHDAIVQVISPELCAGLEDLFASDKIIAAKRPYADGDLAGAFVIIAATDDADVNRRAAAEAEKLGVLVNVVDVPELSNFIVPSHLRRGDLSIAVSTGGASPALARRIRERLEAEFGDEYAALLALAGRARSELRRGGADVTGDDWRNALDIDALLALIREGKTDEAGRRLKESLERREGNERG, from the coding sequence ATGAAGAGTGAGAAGCTGGATAGTATAGATAGAAGGCTCCTCAACCTGCTTCAGAGGGAGATACCCCTGCGCAGGGAGCCGTTCTCGGCGATTGCAAACGTCTTAGGCATCAGCGAGCAGGAGACCATCGAGCGGGTGAGACGGCTGAAGTCGACCCGGATATTAAGGACGGTCAGCCCCATATTCAACGCGCAGAGGCTGGGCTACGCCAGCACTCTTGTCGCCGTCAGCGTACCGTATGACAGTATCGAAGAAGCGGCGCGCGCCGTAAACGCGCTTCCGGGGGTGAGCCACAACTACCAGCGCAAGCATCATTATAACCTGTGGTTCACGCTGACCCTTCCCGAAAACGTTGACCGCGGGGAGGTTCTGCAGGCGCTGAGCGTTGAAATCGAACCGGAGGCGATAATGGACCTGCCCACGCTGAGGCGCTTCAAGGCCAGGGCCTTCTTTGATATGGAAGGCCGCGGACTTCCGCGCGAGGATAAGGAGCCGGAGGAGCGCGAAGCGGCGGCGCTGACCGTGAGCGACTGGGCGGTCATCGTCGAATTACAGCGCGACCTGCCGGTTGTATCGAGGCCGTTCGAAGTCATGGCCAGGCATGCCGGTTTCAGCGAGGATGAGTTCCTGTCGATATGCCGTCATTTAAAGCAAAACGGGGTCATCAAGCGCTACAACGCCGCGGTTAGGCACGGCAAGGCCGGATTCACCGCCAACGCCATGGTCTGCTGGCAGGTGCCGCCCGAGCTGGTGGAGAAGGCCGGGCGCAAGATGTCCGCCATCGATGAGGTGAGCCATTGCTACGAGCGGGTGAACCATGATAAATGGCAATACAACCTGTACACGATGATACATGCCAAGACCCATCGCGAGTGCCGCGATATCATCAAAAAGATAGCGGAGGGAACCGGCATCAAGCAGTACGAGGTTCTTCCCACGACGCGCGAATTCAAAAAGGAACGTGTCAAATACCGTCCCTTTGCGGCGCATCAACTGCCCAAACATTACTATCCGATATCGCTTGATATAGACGGAAAGCGCTGCGTGGTCTTGGGCGGCGGCGAGGTGGCGCTGCGCAAGGTCAATACGCTGCTGGAGCACGATGCCATCGTGCAGGTCATAAGCCCCGAGTTGTGCGCCGGGCTCGAGGATTTATTTGCGTCGGACAAAATAATAGCGGCGAAGAGGCCGTATGCCGATGGCGACCTGGCCGGGGCGTTCGTGATTATAGCGGCCACGGATGATGCCGATGTCAACCGTCGAGCGGCGGCGGAGGCGGAGAAGCTCGGCGTGCTGGTCAATGTCGTCGATGTGCCGGAGCTTTCCAATTTCATTGTGCCGTCGCACCTGCGGCGCGGCGATCTGAGCATAGCGGTATCAACGGGCGGCGCGAGCCCGGCGCTGGCGCGGCGCATCAGGGAGAGGCTTGAGGCCGAGTTTGGGGACGAGTATGCCGCGCTGCTGGCGCTGGCGGGGCGGGCGCGCTCCGAGTTGCGGCGGGGCGGGGCCGATGTCACCGGCGACGACTGGCGCAATGCGCTTGATATCGATGCGCTGCTGGCGCTTATTCGCGAGGGAAAAACCGATGAGGCCGGACGGAGGCTGAAGGAGAGTCTGGAAAGGCGTGAAGGTAATGAGCGGGGATAA
- a CDS encoding radical SAM protein, with protein MNNSIIEPKLRLVAWEITRRCNLSCAHCRASAQDVDYSGELSTEECYALIDRIAVVGKPILILTGGEPLCRPDVFDIGRYATERGFRVVLGTNGTLIDDDIARKLKQVPVSRVGISIDFPDAELQDEFRGRAGAFDTAIDGIGRAQRAGIDIQINSTITKKNAALIGDLLDLALELGAVAFHPFMLVPTGRGRELADLVLSPEEHERILNWIYDKQEELGDRIQFKPTDAPHYMRIVMQRRKGQGVGSNEGDARYCVSTGIPLNPPLRKGKMAEASSISPKGHHALDSLSRGCLAGTGFCFISHIGHVQGCGYLDVEAGNIRRQDFASIWSDSPVFNKLRDLSNLKGKCGACEFRRPCGGCRARAYEATGDYLSEEPYCIYQPGAARAAHAEKV; from the coding sequence GTGAATAACTCGATCATCGAACCGAAACTGAGGCTGGTGGCGTGGGAGATAACGCGGCGCTGCAACCTGTCCTGCGCCCATTGCCGCGCCTCGGCGCAGGATGTCGACTACAGCGGAGAGCTGAGCACGGAGGAGTGTTACGCTCTCATCGACCGGATTGCCGTGGTGGGGAAGCCGATATTGATACTCACGGGGGGGGAACCTTTATGCCGCCCGGACGTCTTTGATATAGGAAGGTACGCAACGGAGCGGGGCTTTCGCGTGGTGCTGGGAACCAACGGCACGCTGATCGACGACGATATCGCCCGCAAACTGAAGCAGGTGCCGGTATCGCGCGTCGGTATAAGCATCGACTTCCCGGATGCCGAATTACAGGACGAATTTCGGGGCAGAGCGGGTGCCTTCGATACGGCTATCGATGGCATCGGGCGGGCGCAGCGGGCCGGCATCGATATACAGATAAATAGCACTATCACTAAAAAGAACGCTGCGCTTATCGGTGATCTGCTCGATCTGGCACTTGAACTTGGAGCGGTTGCCTTCCACCCGTTCATGCTGGTGCCGACGGGGCGGGGCAGGGAACTGGCTGACCTTGTGCTCTCGCCTGAGGAGCACGAGCGCATACTTAACTGGATATACGATAAGCAGGAAGAGCTGGGTGACAGGATACAGTTTAAACCGACCGACGCGCCGCACTACATGCGCATTGTCATGCAGCGGCGCAAGGGGCAGGGCGTGGGGTCGAATGAAGGAGACGCAAGGTATTGCGTCTCTACGGGAATCCCCCTCAATCCCCCTTTACGAAAGGGGAAGATGGCTGAGGCTTCTTCGATATCGCCTAAGGGCCATCATGCGCTCGATTCTCTTTCGCGCGGGTGTCTTGCCGGCACCGGTTTTTGTTTCATATCTCACATCGGCCACGTTCAGGGGTGCGGCTACCTCGACGTGGAGGCCGGAAACATCCGCAGGCAGGATTTCGCCTCCATCTGGTCGGATTCCCCAGTATTCAACAAGCTGCGCGACCTATCGAACCTCAAGGGCAAGTGCGGCGCATGCGAGTTCCGCCGTCCGTGCGGCGGTTGCCGCGCCCGCGCCTACGAGGCCACGGGCGATTATCTCAGCGAGGAGCCGTATTGCATATATCAACCCGGCGCCGCGCGCGCGGCGCATGCTGAAAAGGTATAA
- a CDS encoding radical SAM protein — MLSISRLLCDEVGPGDHLRYRDGGHKGKPIVVWNCTTRCNLRCIHCYSSADSRDADSSMNTDEGKVFIRQLADFGVPVLLFSGGEPFLRDDFFELARYAVDVGLGVVVSTNGTLITPDAASEIKSIGFREVGISLDGVGEINDRFRGMDGAYEAALEGIRNCKAAGQRVSLRMTLTKENCSEVSSILDLVEREGIDRVCFYHLAYSGRGSTLIDSDLSHDETRRVVDLICERTVDFYRRGLRKEVLTVGNHADGVYLYLKLLKSDRGWADKALDLLRSNGGNNSGVLIGAVDALGNVHPDQFWSGITFGNVKERTFGEIWLDTSHPLMAGLKRRKSILKGRCAKCRYIDICNGNLRSRAEAVHGDVWADDPACYLSDEEIGIVERSRCE; from the coding sequence ATGCTCTCTATCTCGCGCCTTCTCTGCGACGAGGTCGGGCCCGGCGATCACCTGCGCTATCGCGACGGCGGGCATAAAGGCAAGCCCATCGTCGTCTGGAACTGCACAACGCGATGTAATCTCAGATGTATCCACTGTTACTCCAGCGCCGATTCGCGCGACGCCGATTCCTCAATGAATACCGACGAAGGCAAGGTTTTCATCCGGCAGCTAGCCGATTTCGGCGTACCGGTGCTGCTGTTCTCCGGCGGCGAGCCGTTTTTACGAGACGATTTCTTCGAGCTGGCCCGATACGCCGTCGATGTTGGCCTGGGCGTGGTGGTATCGACCAACGGCACGCTGATAACGCCCGACGCCGCATCTGAAATCAAGTCCATCGGCTTCCGCGAGGTGGGCATCAGCCTGGACGGCGTCGGAGAAATAAACGACCGTTTTCGCGGCATGGACGGCGCGTATGAGGCGGCGCTTGAGGGCATCCGCAACTGCAAGGCCGCCGGGCAGCGGGTCTCGCTGCGCATGACGCTGACAAAAGAGAACTGTAGCGAGGTTAGCTCCATCCTGGACCTCGTCGAGCGGGAGGGTATCGACCGCGTCTGTTTCTATCACCTGGCGTACTCCGGCCGCGGCAGTACCCTCATCGACAGCGACCTGTCGCACGATGAGACGCGGCGCGTCGTCGACCTCATCTGCGAGCGCACCGTCGATTTCTACCGTCGCGGTTTGCGCAAAGAAGTGCTCACCGTGGGCAACCATGCCGACGGGGTGTATCTATATTTGAAACTGCTGAAGAGCGACCGGGGATGGGCTGATAAAGCCCTCGATTTGCTGCGCAGCAACGGCGGCAACAACTCCGGCGTGCTCATCGGCGCTGTGGATGCACTTGGTAATGTGCACCCGGACCAGTTCTGGAGCGGCATCACGTTCGGTAATGTTAAGGAGCGAACGTTCGGCGAGATATGGCTCGATACGTCGCATCCGCTGATGGCGGGACTCAAGCGCCGCAAGTCGATACTCAAAGGCCGCTGCGCGAAATGCCGCTATATCGATATCTGCAACGGCAACCTGCGTTCGCGGGCTGAGGCCGTACACGGCGACGTCTGGGCCGATGACCCGGCATGCTATCTGAGCGATGAGGAAATAGGAATTGTAGAGCGCAGTCGCTGTGAATAA
- a CDS encoding helix-turn-helix domain-containing protein — protein sequence MTQGESNTGQSLLTIGQACKLLGVSEATLRNWTDEGRIKAFVTPGGHRRYVESELRAFIAAQSRVFTNKDMLAQMGSEPLHKIQQARERMAETHWYGGLSDESKARLRGLGGAVYGLAVEYLTDKKGREETMRSAREVGRQFGEYLADINVSLTDAIEAFILHRSPLIQVASDIVKREGVLRGQAADAVPLVTQITDEFLLSLVEAHQSRQRGGRG from the coding sequence ATGACTCAGGGAGAATCTAACACCGGACAGAGCCTGCTCACCATCGGCCAGGCGTGCAAGCTCCTCGGCGTGAGCGAGGCGACTTTAAGGAACTGGACGGATGAGGGCAGGATAAAGGCCTTCGTCACGCCCGGCGGGCACCGCCGTTACGTCGAATCAGAGCTGCGAGCTTTCATCGCCGCGCAGAGCCGCGTATTCACCAACAAGGACATGCTGGCGCAGATGGGCTCCGAGCCGCTGCACAAGATACAGCAGGCCCGCGAGCGCATGGCCGAGACGCACTGGTACGGCGGCCTCAGCGATGAGTCCAAAGCGCGGCTCAGGGGGCTGGGTGGCGCGGTATACGGGCTGGCCGTGGAGTATCTAACCGATAAGAAAGGCCGCGAAGAGACGATGCGGTCGGCCAGGGAGGTCGGGAGGCAATTCGGGGAGTACCTGGCAGATATAAACGTATCTCTCACCGATGCCATCGAGGCTTTCATCCTGCACCGTTCTCCTTTGATACAGGTGGCCAGCGATATCGTGAAGCGGGAGGGCGTGCTGCGCGGGCAGGCGGCGGACGCCGTGCCGCTGGTGACGCAGATAACGGACGAGTTCCTGCTTTCGCTGGTGGAGGCGCACCAGAGCAGGCAGCGCGGGGGTAGGGGTTAG
- the dgt gene encoding dNTP triphosphohydrolase: MPALRTVERIYKCEICGEAGLLSGYATHSKEALRLNPDKDGEHKYRTKFARDRDKILYTDSFRRLVHKSQIFVSGDPSKCITRLTHTLRVAQVAQTIARALRLNEELAIAIAMGHDIGHPPYGHLGENALRELMINDNGFEHNEESVWILALFEKLNLTSVTLEGILKHTKFNYNEYQDNERKDPFLKCTFPGCTDSINFNYFGSKGSDGRVIFKHPSSIEGQVVDLADEIAYIAHDLVDLRKMKVVEDNEFPESWKKQFGLTDIQRNVTDRFITAAIDHNAKFLDAQPNSEKEIIEHPPDLSTMVSEIKDWEKNIFNEKLKEQKKYADDRIYKLFSYFTKKPHELKKYHPNYYEKINEYCNGAELVCHCIATMTDIEVDKIFVEIS, translated from the coding sequence ATGCCAGCACTTAGAACTGTTGAACGTATATATAAGTGCGAAATATGTGGTGAAGCTGGGTTGCTTAGTGGATATGCAACCCACAGTAAAGAAGCATTGCGACTAAATCCTGATAAAGATGGCGAACATAAATACCGAACAAAGTTCGCTCGCGACCGCGATAAAATTCTATACACAGATTCCTTTAGACGTCTTGTGCATAAAAGCCAAATATTCGTCTCTGGTGATCCCTCCAAGTGCATAACTCGGTTAACTCATACTCTTAGAGTTGCGCAAGTTGCACAAACAATCGCAAGAGCACTCAGGCTGAATGAAGAATTAGCCATAGCTATCGCCATGGGCCATGATATCGGACATCCACCATACGGTCATTTAGGGGAAAATGCTCTGAGAGAGTTAATGATCAATGACAATGGGTTTGAGCATAATGAAGAGAGTGTATGGATATTGGCTCTCTTTGAAAAACTAAATCTGACCAGCGTGACATTGGAAGGCATTCTTAAACATACTAAGTTTAATTATAATGAGTATCAAGACAACGAGAGGAAAGACCCTTTCTTAAAGTGCACGTTTCCCGGCTGTACAGATTCAATCAATTTTAACTACTTTGGATCTAAGGGCTCTGACGGACGAGTCATATTTAAACACCCGTCTTCAATAGAAGGCCAAGTTGTAGATTTAGCTGACGAAATAGCATACATCGCACATGATCTGGTCGATCTACGTAAGATGAAGGTAGTAGAAGACAATGAGTTCCCTGAAAGCTGGAAAAAACAATTCGGGCTTACAGATATACAGCGTAATGTAACCGATAGGTTTATTACTGCAGCAATTGACCATAATGCAAAGTTTCTTGATGCACAACCAAATTCTGAAAAGGAGATTATAGAACACCCTCCAGACCTATCAACCATGGTAAGTGAGATTAAGGATTGGGAAAAGAATATTTTCAACGAGAAATTAAAAGAACAAAAGAAATATGCGGACGATAGGATTTACAAGTTATTTTCTTATTTCACAAAGAAGCCACATGAACTCAAGAAATATCACCCTAATTACTACGAAAAAATCAATGAGTACTGCAATGGTGCTGAGCTTGTGTGCCATTGTATCGCCACTATGACAGATATTGAAGTCGACAAAATATTCGTTGAAATATCTTAA
- a CDS encoding DUF4382 domain-containing protein, translating into MKSIIGKIFLVLALLAIPLAAACGNDDTAATGDVVFAITDAAANMGEVTAMEMTVNQIRVRAEGGEWTTVSNETQTFDLLQLREMNMVQLMTQVQLQERNYDMVELNVSQVRVTNGSGTHTAMMINNRLQMECMLEVQTQTMATVNFDFIADESLHETVEGQYVFAPVVALQTRTQAQVQLKSNNEVDISGGTVRTNAQICMNISGQMGVGLKIQTNAQLQISAGKVIEAGGEGNGQGNSQAGGQTTASGTLTAVDAIAGTITVQISQGHDLELNVTSETEINIGSLVSTIVALVSEIGSEVEVTYSASTNVASEITVQ; encoded by the coding sequence ATGAAATCGATTATCGGCAAAATCTTCCTCGTGCTGGCCCTGCTGGCTATCCCCCTGGCGGCCGCCTGCGGCAATGATGACACCGCAGCCACAGGCGACGTCGTATTCGCTATAACAGACGCCGCCGCCAATATGGGAGAGGTTACCGCGATGGAGATGACGGTGAACCAGATCAGGGTTCGCGCCGAGGGCGGAGAATGGACCACCGTTTCAAACGAGACGCAGACGTTCGACCTGCTTCAGCTCCGAGAGATGAATATGGTTCAGCTTATGACACAGGTTCAGCTTCAGGAGCGCAACTACGATATGGTTGAGCTGAACGTCTCTCAGGTCAGGGTAACCAACGGCAGCGGCACTCATACTGCCATGATGATAAATAACCGCTTGCAGATGGAGTGCATGCTGGAGGTGCAGACGCAAACCATGGCCACCGTCAACTTCGACTTCATCGCCGACGAGTCCCTGCATGAGACCGTCGAAGGCCAGTACGTCTTCGCGCCCGTCGTCGCTTTGCAGACGCGGACTCAGGCCCAGGTGCAGTTAAAGAGTAACAACGAGGTCGATATCAGCGGCGGCACCGTGCGCACGAACGCACAAATCTGCATGAACATCAGTGGACAGATGGGTGTGGGCCTTAAGATACAGACCAACGCCCAACTGCAAATATCTGCAGGCAAAGTCATCGAAGCCGGAGGAGAAGGCAACGGGCAGGGTAACAGTCAAGCCGGAGGCCAGACAACAGCGAGCGGTACCTTAACGGCAGTAGATGCCATAGCCGGAACGATAACCGTACAGATATCGCAAGGACATGATCTGGAGTTGAACGTCACTTCGGAAACGGAGATAAACATCGGCTCCTTAGTGTCTACCATTGTTGCCCTTGTATCCGAGATAGGCTCGGAGGTAGAGGTGACATACAGCGCATCGACTAATGTAGCCAGCGAGATCACGGTTCAATAA
- a CDS encoding DUF5684 domain-containing protein, protein MPQTEMPMYYYVISIILGLFTLVCMWFIFRKAGRPGWASLIPIYNTVVLCQIAGYSGWYVLLLLIPIIDIIFSFLIYLGLAARFGRGTLFGIGLFFLSPIFLAIMAFNKNIQYEYAVAPSTSTTTPSFSPREYYEKKAAAPAQASTSAEVKPSPGAVPRAFTSAPLPPPPTLSQKVDEMAAQDCFTLANEMETKGEKEKAIEHYTKAIRLNSRHTAAYFKRGILLMELNCKPAAIADFRRVVEFADHPELADIAKGHLTSLGK, encoded by the coding sequence ATGCCGCAAACGGAAATGCCTATGTATTATTATGTAATCAGTATTATTTTAGGATTGTTCACGCTAGTATGCATGTGGTTCATTTTTAGAAAAGCTGGGAGACCGGGTTGGGCTTCTCTTATTCCTATATACAATACAGTTGTTCTATGTCAAATCGCGGGTTACAGCGGGTGGTATGTTCTACTTTTGCTTATCCCGATAATCGATATAATATTTTCATTCTTGATCTATCTTGGGCTGGCCGCTCGTTTCGGTAGAGGTACGCTTTTTGGGATAGGGCTCTTCTTTCTTAGCCCTATTTTTCTCGCGATAATGGCTTTTAATAAGAATATACAATATGAGTATGCCGTTGCGCCAAGCACTTCCACTACAACACCCTCCTTCTCGCCCAGGGAGTACTACGAAAAAAAGGCGGCAGCACCTGCTCAAGCGAGCACATCGGCAGAAGTGAAACCGTCACCGGGCGCGGTTCCTAGAGCGTTTACATCAGCGCCGCTTCCTCCTCCTCCAACACTTTCTCAAAAAGTAGATGAGATGGCAGCTCAGGATTGTTTCACTCTCGCTAATGAGATGGAAACTAAAGGAGAGAAGGAAAAGGCGATCGAGCACTATACCAAGGCGATTAGGCTTAATTCCAGGCATACGGCAGCTTACTTCAAACGCGGGATATTGCTGATGGAACTGAACTGTAAACCGGCTGCAATCGCGGACTTTCGCCGGGTTGTAGAGTTTGCGGATCATCCGGAGCTTGCTGATATCGCAAAGGGACATTTAACCAGCTTGGGAAAGTGA
- a CDS encoding CoA-binding protein produces MTLDRMFNPRAVAVVGASGAVHNAATSIFLNNLMNFGYKGKVYPVNPNFEEVCGLKAYPTVLDVPGPLDHVISAVKASLIPDLLKQCIAKGVSTLHLYTAGFAETGDDDRCDMQQDIVSIAKNSGVRIIGPNCMGVYSPKAGISFCPDFPVEPGKVGFISQSGSYSLLVVRGAAARGVRFSKMVSYGNACDVDECDLLEYLGNDSETEIIAAYIEGTRDGNRLRKVLTEAALKKPVLIIKKGHTEAGKRGASSHTGAMAGDDKTWDAMIRQAGAVRVDDFEELVDLLTTFQFFKRPKGKKTVVIGIGGGPSVRSADDCERAGLILHRIPNEMVHELRKTAPTAGSMLRNPVDVGAYNMDWTHVVDTLSAWPENDLFLWQIAPDIEPFPNEGFYRQYCVDQRAKFMELFVKCGKPTAVAVHMVERKEAMDIQHVTREMCIQHGVPFYTSVYSAARAIVKFIDYHAGR; encoded by the coding sequence ATGACTTTAGATCGCATGTTCAACCCGAGGGCGGTGGCCGTTGTCGGCGCCAGCGGCGCCGTGCATAACGCCGCCACGAGCATATTCCTCAACAACCTGATGAATTTCGGTTACAAGGGCAAAGTGTACCCCGTCAACCCCAACTTTGAAGAGGTGTGCGGGCTGAAGGCCTACCCGACCGTTCTGGACGTGCCCGGGCCTCTGGACCATGTCATCAGCGCGGTGAAGGCCTCGCTGATACCGGACTTGCTTAAGCAGTGTATCGCCAAGGGCGTCAGCACGCTGCATCTGTATACCGCCGGCTTCGCAGAGACCGGCGATGACGACCGATGCGATATGCAGCAGGACATCGTTTCCATAGCTAAAAACAGCGGCGTGCGCATCATCGGGCCCAACTGCATGGGCGTTTACTCGCCTAAGGCCGGCATCTCCTTCTGCCCCGATTTTCCTGTAGAGCCGGGGAAGGTGGGATTCATCTCTCAGAGCGGCAGCTACTCGCTGCTGGTGGTGCGAGGCGCGGCCGCCCGCGGCGTGCGCTTCAGCAAGATGGTGAGCTACGGCAACGCCTGCGATGTCGACGAGTGCGACCTGCTGGAATATTTGGGCAACGACTCGGAAACGGAGATCATCGCGGCATATATCGAAGGGACGAGGGACGGTAATCGGCTGCGAAAGGTGCTCACCGAGGCCGCGTTAAAGAAGCCGGTGCTCATCATCAAGAAAGGCCACACCGAGGCCGGTAAACGCGGGGCCAGCTCACACACGGGCGCCATGGCCGGCGATGATAAGACCTGGGATGCGATGATCCGGCAGGCGGGCGCCGTCCGCGTCGATGATTTCGAAGAGCTAGTTGATCTGCTGACGACGTTCCAGTTCTTCAAGCGACCAAAAGGCAAGAAGACTGTGGTAATAGGCATAGGCGGAGGGCCCAGCGTGCGCTCCGCCGACGACTGCGAGCGCGCCGGTCTCATCCTGCATCGCATACCGAATGAGATGGTGCACGAGCTGAGGAAGACTGCGCCCACGGCGGGCAGCATGCTGCGCAATCCCGTCGATGTCGGCGCCTACAATATGGATTGGACGCACGTTGTAGACACCCTGTCCGCCTGGCCTGAGAACGATTTATTCCTCTGGCAGATAGCTCCCGATATCGAGCCGTTCCCCAACGAGGGTTTCTACCGTCAGTACTGCGTCGACCAGCGCGCCAAGTTTATGGAGCTGTTTGTGAAGTGCGGCAAGCCCACGGCTGTGGCTGTGCATATGGTGGAGCGCAAGGAGGCTATGGATATCCAGCATGTTACGCGCGAGATGTGTATCCAGCACGGCGTACCGTTCTACACCTCGGTTTACAGCGCAGCGCGGGCCATTGTCAAGTTCATCGATTACCACGCCGGACGATAG
- a CDS encoding CoA-binding protein, translating to MTFDYMFNPRSIAVVGASSDAHNAATHMFLDSIMAFGYKGRLYPVNPKEKEVRGLKAYPSVRDIPGPVDHVISAIPATMILQLLEDCKAKGVKTLHLYTAGFAETGIEDRSDIQWKLVEAARGSGVRILGPNCMGIYCPSSGLTFCPDFPREPGSIGFLSQSGSYSLLGVRAAATRGLRFSKLVSYGNAGDIDECDLIEYLGNDTETKIIAAYIEGTKDGQRLRRVLTTAAAKKPVIIIKKGGTEAARRGAGSHTGSMAGDDRVWDAAIRQAGAIRAEDFEEMIDLLTTFQFFPLPDSKKAVLLGVGGGPGVRSAEDCERAGLILHPIPDAIVTELRKTAPVAGSMVRNPVDIGTYRINWSPVIETLANWPENDMFLWQIAPDMEPFAEDGFLRQYCIDQRAKFLGEFLKSRKPLAVIVHMAERPQAQNISNLTRELCVENHVAFYTSVYGAARAISKFIDWHAGRGT from the coding sequence ATGACATTCGATTATATGTTCAACCCGCGCTCGATAGCGGTGGTCGGCGCCAGCAGCGATGCGCACAACGCCGCGACACATATGTTCCTAGACAGCATCATGGCGTTCGGCTACAAGGGCAGGCTTTATCCCGTCAATCCCAAGGAAAAAGAGGTTCGCGGACTCAAGGCATATCCGAGCGTCAGGGATATCCCAGGCCCGGTAGATCACGTGATAAGCGCCATCCCCGCGACGATGATTCTTCAACTGCTCGAAGATTGCAAAGCAAAGGGCGTAAAGACGCTGCACCTGTACACGGCCGGTTTCGCCGAGACCGGCATCGAAGACCGTAGCGACATACAGTGGAAACTGGTGGAGGCAGCGCGCGGCAGTGGCGTGCGCATCCTAGGCCCGAATTGCATGGGCATCTACTGTCCCTCCTCCGGCCTCACATTCTGTCCCGATTTCCCCAGGGAGCCGGGATCGATAGGGTTCCTCTCGCAGAGCGGCAGCTATTCGCTTCTCGGGGTGCGAGCCGCAGCCACCCGCGGGCTGCGCTTCAGCAAGCTTGTAAGCTATGGTAACGCCGGCGATATCGACGAGTGCGATCTGATCGAATATCTGGGCAACGATACAGAAACTAAGATTATCGCCGCGTATATCGAGGGCACGAAAGACGGGCAGCGATTGCGAAGAGTTCTCACCACAGCGGCGGCGAAGAAGCCTGTGATCATCATCAAGAAGGGCGGCACCGAGGCAGCCAGGCGCGGGGCCGGTTCGCATACCGGGTCGATGGCCGGAGACGACAGGGTTTGGGATGCGGCCATCAGGCAGGCGGGGGCTATCCGGGCCGAGGATTTCGAGGAGATGATCGACCTGCTTACAACGTTTCAGTTCTTTCCGCTGCCTGACAGCAAAAAAGCGGTACTGCTCGGTGTTGGCGGCGGGCCCGGCGTGCGCTCGGCCGAGGATTGCGAGCGGGCAGGCCTGATCCTGCACCCGATCCCGGATGCCATAGTTACGGAACTGAGAAAGACCGCGCCGGTGGCGGGCAGCATGGTGCGTAACCCCGTCGACATCGGGACATATCGCATCAACTGGTCCCCCGTTATAGAAACGCTTGCCAATTGGCCTGAGAACGACATGTTCCTCTGGCAGATAGCGCCAGATATGGAACCGTTCGCCGAGGACGGTTTCCTGCGTCAGTACTGCATAGACCAGAGGGCCAAGTTTCTGGGGGAGTTCCTGAAATCGAGAAAACCACTTGCCGTCATCGTGCATATGGCGGAGCGGCCCCAAGCCCAAAACATCTCGAATCTGACGCGCGAGCTGTGCGTAGAGAACCACGTTGCGTTCTACACCTCCGTCTACGGCGCGGCGCGGGCGATCAGTAAGTTTATCGATTGGCATGCCGGACGGGGAACGTAG